The genome window TTTCTTGTATATTATTATCTTTCTAGTTTCAATGCTGTTGATAcgtaaaaaattcattttattgtgATAAAGTAGTAAAAAATTCACATTGTACTTATTTTTCGAATAAAATCGTAAAAATtgaatgattttagttttttctttaactttttatacgaagttgaaaaatcttttacgactttaaaatcattttatttatttttaacgaCTTTAAACTCCTTTTAATTTCTagcatttttgtttcaatatttttaacaatattaagaaataatataaacttaaaatttatcaactaatatgaaattcttttaaaatattttttaattagtttttatatttatcattaagtaaattaataatttcatataatattattaattaattttatttgataaaattattttaatattaataacaaaaaataatttattaataaaagtgttgttaaaataaaacaatataatacattaatataaaatgaataatacaaattaaacacaaacataaaattgaaaagtaaaaataatatcagCCGATAACTTGTTTGCATagataattattatgattatgtcCTTTAGTTCCACACAATAAGTATTTTTAGGCTTATTTAGGATTAATTCGTTCATCTCATTATGCATGCATCCAGTGGCTGATCTTTTTGCTGTGTCTCGTCATTTCGAAGGATTAGACATACACTATAAACTTTGCTTCAAAGTATTTCTTAGGCATATTTAGGATTGAGGTCATTTAGCTTCTAAATAAATGAAATGTTTctgataaattttgtaaatatttttcaacttgTATCCAGGGTCTACAAACAAATATATGtagtactttttattttttatttaagtttatgtgtattgatttcattatttttataattttttaaaaaataatgattttaatatcagtaacaaaaatatagaaaatactatataaaaatatattaaataaaaaaataaacaaaaacatgtaaaatatattaaataaaaaatatagaaatattaaataaacaataagttaaaattaatttatagttgttcaaaattaatttaaaattttaaaaaaattaatacgaCTTTGAAGTGAATAAATGTTTTACggcttcaaataaataattaaaaaataaaatgactttaaagttgcaaatttttttaccacttcatataaaatatttaaaaaaaaaattgaagtcgtTCAGTTTTCACGACTTCagtgaaaaaataaagcaaagtcgtaaaatttttatgattttataattagaaatcgtaaAAAATCCTGGAACTTACCTTTATATTGGTACTAATTCAAAATTCACTCCTATTTGATAAATTCCAAAAGAAATGGTCCCCTTTTAGTCATTCTCTTTGTTGTGGGTTAAATAAATCAACCAAACCAATTGTACATGTAGCAAGTTAAATGGCGTGTGATGCACAcggtttaattatataaaaaatgtgattatcatttttttaatgctttATTTAGAACTTGATCATGACTGCAAGGTGAACCGTGTGAAATCTAATCCAGATCCGAGGATATACGTATATGCTTTTGCCTTGTTAGAttatgtttcaatttggaaGAGATTTTGCCTAGGAGCAATGAACCAGATGGACAAACGATAATGTAATGCTCCCCACACAACCGAAATTACGATAGTATCAGTCATAGTTTTATGTGATGTAAAGATTTTCTGAATTACAGCATCGCGATAGCAaccataatttaaaatcatgtttCTAACAGTCCCTTAAACTGAGAAAAGTTAACCATTTCATACTGATGTAATTAACATCGTCATTTTTTCCACTTCAAACAATCAGCCCACACGTCAAAGAAAAATTCACATCgaaaaaaacaaatgatttaTTGTTTCCACCTCATTTTTCAACCTTGACAAATATTCAAATGACAAGGATTCGCCGTCTTCCTAACCAGATTACTTGCCGTAGGGATTCTATCTTGCACCGACCTTCAAACAAACGCCTGACTGAACCTTTAATGGCACACATCCCAGCCACTCATTTAATTTTCAGTCATATGTTTGATTCCATTACATTTCTGAAATCTAGTTACAAATTAATCatataacttttaagataattttataaaaattaaaaaacttaccTAAAAGATATAATTCGAGAAAttagatattattttaaaattattttatactattaatcaataaaaaactttttttttcctcataaaAGTTTAAGTTAGATCTAGATGTTAGTAATTTTTgggtgttatatatatatatatatatatatatatatatatatatatatatatcacataattaAATGAGGTAGGACCATTATATAATTAACCAATATATTAAAGTGttctaatcaatataaaaatatgattaaggACATATATATCATGAAAGATTCTTATATATAGAGCAAGCATACAGTTTCGTTCTTCTTTTTATCTGgtgagaagaagagaaaaattcaTATTAAGAAAAGAGCCTTCTACATTTGAAAGATCATAAAAATCAATCTTTTGATCAATATCATCATTTCATTATCTAGGTGTGCTTCCGCAActaatttttatcatgattttttagtACGAAAATATAAGAAGGTTTTATTCATCTTTGTATATTATTTCTCTTTACATGAATAGAAAACATGTGATTAGAATTGATGATTAtctattaaaatcaaaataggcTGATTAATTAAATTCCAACATTTGGAATTGAATCCCAACACTAGAAACTTAATTAGAAtgcttgtaaaaaatatttacaaatcaTCTAATAACAAATCGTGTTACATGCATCATGCATGTTGAGAAAAAAGCCTTGGACCACTCTCGGACTCGGACCACCCTATGGTGACAAACCTAACTTTCCTATGGACCTGCCTATATATATACTGACCTTGCAGTTTTGAACATCGACGTTTTGGAATGAGTAATAACTATAGTTGTACGATGTAAGCCATTTATTTTAAGACCTTATCCTTATACTCTATATAATATGGACTAAGGGAATCTTCATTCCAAGGAAGAGCAAAAGCTAGCACACACGTACAAGAAGAGCTATCTTTAGTCCTCACTTAAAATTCCTATGATGTCGTCAAGAACAAGTTTTTCCGTGGTGCATGGTGAGCCTGAACTGGTGGTGCCAGCAGGACCAACTCCGCGAGAATTAAAGAACCTCTCTGACATAGATGACCAAGAAGGGTTACGTTTTCAGCATCAGGTAATAATGTTCTACCAAAAGAGTCATGTTATGGAAGGAAAACACCCTGCTACGGTTATAAAATATGGTTTGGCTGAAGCACTTGTACACTATTACCCACTAGCTGGTAGGTTGAGAGAATGGCCTAATAGAAAGTTAACAGTGGATTGCAGTGGTGAGGGCATTTTGTTCGTTGAAGCTGAGGCTCATGTTTCACTCAAGGAGCTAGGCAATTCCATTCTGCCACCATGCCCCCACATGAAGGAACTCCTCCTTGATGTTCCTGGATCACAAGGCATTCTCGGATGCCCTCTGCTGTTGTTTCAGGTAATTAAAGCATAAGCACGTCTCCATATTTTTTTGTGGTGTTATAGGTGTGAAATATTTATGCAGAAATTTTGTAAACAATGAATCTCTTTTGATGAATCTGTTTCTTATCTTTGatggaatctttttttttaatcacgttttttatgtttttttgtcaacctgactaaaatttcaaattttacttaaacAATCTAAGTCCAATTCTCCTTTAATCAAACAAGCTGTCTCCATGTACTCCATAAAAGATACCTCTGAGTTTAAACACACCACTAATTAAATAACGATTAGATAAAATCAttctaaaaatgaaaacaaatgttGGTTCAGGTAAAGCACTTAATTAAGCATGCcttcatatttattttgtcaTGGTATAACATGTGAAGTATCTATTGATTTTATACATAACTAATTATTGtcaaaaaacttaatttatcatctttaattgaatctttctttttaatcatatttttctgTCTATCAAAATTGAAGTCAAGATTTTGCTTAAAATATCTAAACCCAATTCCCTTGAAGCAAGTATCCATGTATTCCATAGAAGATACCTTTAAGTTTAAACATACCACTAAATAATGATTAGATAAAatcatagtaattaaaaaatgaaaacaactgTTGGTTcaagtaaaagtaaaatatttaagcataccttaatttttttataatataaatgtgAAGTATCTATTGATATTATGGATATCTAATTTTTGTCGAAGaactttttaatgaaaatttctttttaattacattttttctaTCTACTAAACTTaaacttgagattttatttaaataattcaagTCCAATTTCCCTTTAACCAAACAAGCTAGTCTCTATGTATTCCATAAAAAATACCTTTGAGTTTAAACTCACTGCTAAATAATAACTAGATGAAAATCTTTCTAAAAATGAAGGTAGGTGTTGTAACATTCCTTACTGTTGACATTTATTAGCTCACACTTTACTTCACACAACTTCCTTTGTCAGTGGATTAAAACCTTCCACCGGTCAAAATCTTCTATAGAATCTCATTTCGTGACTTCAAATCAACAATCATCTATGTTGCTTTTAGGATTATTGATTATTTCTACAAACCAACACAAGATTTTTCAATGTGTTTTATCCTTACTCGTATGTTTTTtggagaatttttcaaaaattcacTCATCCAATAATTTTTCTAAGTCAAACACTTAACTGTAGAGTTCTTAAGtgataatctaaaaaaaaaatatatcttattaatataagtaataccaattaattcatttaaattatCTTCAATTATATAATCTCATGcctatataatatttaaatctcTATCATGTATGATTTGATCGAAATGTTATAATTATTGGTTTAGATAAAACACTTTACCACTtatctatattttcttttgtcgtGTTATAGGTATGAAAAAATTActcatttataaataattaatttttattgaaaatctaGTTCATTATCTATAAATCTAGTTCATTTATTACTCAGTTGTTGGTGCATATACATACACGTTAATTTCTTTGGTCACGAAAATCTAGTTCATTATCAACGTAACGACAGTCTCTCACCGTACATGCCAGACAATCCGTAACAGACCTCTCAGGCACTTTATgcgtgtgtgggtgtgtggacACTGTCAGAATAAAAAGCACTGGTTACAATATATATACGCAGTTGGGAAACTTCATTCTTAAACCGTTACTTACATTATAGATGTTAACGCCTACCTTAAAACGAAACCTTGAAAGTTCTATGAACTACATAATGTCAGATTATTAAGAAAGTAGATATTTAGATAAATACTTGATTCGTTGCAATTAATTGCAAAGTATTACTGTGTCTTTACAACAATCATAATTACATGTAACTGGTAATTTGTGACCAAATCGCCTAGTTCCTTAATAGAATCCTCATCTCTTTTCTTGATCGGGTTAAAAGAAAACTACGTTGTAATTTAGTAcactaaaaatataactaattagTTCCTTATATAttcatcaatatatattttccaTGAACCATGCTTGAAACAGAAACGTTGGTTTGCTAACACAGCACAAAGAACACACTATCATTGAATTTGTTCACATATGATGTTTGTGTAGGTAACCCGTCTAACATGTGGAGGATTTGCTTTCGCCGCACGCATGAACCACACAATCTGCGACTCACTCGGGCTAGTTCAATTTCTCACCATGGTTGGTGAGATTGCAAGAGGTGTTTCTATATCACAGTTCCCTGTGTGGCAAAGAGAACTATTCAATGCAAGAGACCCACCAAGAATCACTTATGCACACCACGAATATGATGAAACCAAACATTGCAGCAACAAAGATACAATGGACTTTGACCAAATGGCCCACGAGTCATTTTTCTTCGGCCCAAAAGAGATTGCAACCCTTAGGAGTCACCTTCCTCAGCACCTAAGAAAATGCTCAACTTTTGAGATACTATCTGCTTGCTTGTGGAAATGTCGCACCAAAGCACTTGGGCTGGAGCCCAATGAGATAGTGGGCTTATCTCCCTTTATTACTGCTCGTGGCAAAGTGGGCCTACATGTGCCCAATGGGTACTATGGCAATGCCTTTGCCTTTCCAATGGCGCTTTCTAAGGCTGGACTTTTGTGCCAAAGCCCATTGGAATATGCATTGGGTTTGATAAAAAAGGCAAAGGCCCAAATGGGTCTAGAATATGTGAAATCAGTGGCGGATCTTATGGTTCTCAAGGGTCGGcccaaatacaaaacaaaagaaaattaccTTATTGGGGATACTACCCATGTGGGGTTCTATGATGTGGATTTTGGGTGGGGGAGTCCTATCTATGGAGGGCCTGCAGGGGCTATACCTTTTGTTAGCTTCTATGGACGGTTTAGAAACAATGAAGGTGAGGATGGGGTTGTTGTGCCAATTTTGTTGCCACACCATGTCATGAAGAGGTTTCTCTTTGAGCTGGTGAAGATCACAAGTGAGGTACCTGTAGGTTTGTCttacaacaaaataacaaatagGTCCATGTTGTAACACTGCTGTTATGATAAAGGAAGAGTACTAGCAGTACACTTTAAAATGTTCTTAAGAGTCTAGTTAGATTTTAAATAAGTAACATTTTAAACAATAGAAATGTGAATAAAATAAGAGTTTATATTTCTATTGTTAGTAAAAAGATTTATACTATTAATCCATTAGAAATCATAATATAATAgacataatttttaagataattattataaatattaatacagTTATCATgtataatgtttttatattatacattttactatttttttgtaataacacttgagtttttaattagaaacattaaaatttaaaatattttatatttaattatcgtGCAAAGCATGGTACTGTACTGATGTAATTTGTAGAAGAATTATCATTTCCCTGTGCTTTCTTGTCACGGGAGAGACAACCAACCTATGATGGAATCGCGTTGCCTTTAGACGCTATGTGCATGTGAAGCATTTgcttttttcaaaaacctttgAAATTGATACGATTTAGGTATTGAGGCATGTGAActtgactatatatatatatatatatatatatatatatatatatatatatataatggtaCCAAGCTCTCATGTATGAATTTTTCCCCCTAAAAGAAAGTCAAAGGAAGTTGGCCGAATTCTAAATGCTGCACGTTTGTGTCAATGTGAAGTTAGGCAGGTTTAATTTGTGTCGATGTGCATAGGAAATGCTAGCATATGCTAAGTGTTGCAGAGTGCTCAAAGCTTTTTCACTTGGTTGAAAGAGAAATGCCAACACTCTTTTAAATAAATCCTCTATTgatagaaatttttttgaaacacAAATTTTGGTAAGTCTTACTTTGTATTTAATgagtctcttttatttttatagttttaataaattttatccaaTAGAAAATTGTGTATTAGAAAGAGTGTGTTACTACTTACTAGCACTCCTCAAGATAAAAGACtttgtaaaaaaatgagaaaaaaaataggatttaagttaatatttgtttaatttctttctgGCAGTGGatcatatttctatttttacacctaacaataataaatattttttttttataaaactcattatttattaaagaattattaaaaaaattgatatttaaactattgtgcaaaagaaaagaaaaaaatctgaCCTCCCCTTTCATACATATTTGCATCCGTCCTTGCCACAACTTACTGACAAATTTCTTATGAATATGATACCTTAGTATTTGAGAGCTGAGAGCTTTGATGCAACTATTGGTAAATGCCAATACACTTTCTATGATTTGTGAACTTAAAATAGACAGTAAGAGAAAACATAACATAAGTATAATAACACTAGAAATTTTAGCATGGAATACCTCAAATCCTCAATATATATGATCAATAAGGAAAACCTATAGGACCCATAAACTATACTTAATAACTAAAATGGAAAtgcataaaaaacaataataatgtgTTTTCAAATTGCAGATAAAACCCTCACAAATTGCTCTATATTAGTATTCTAACTCACATAATATTTGTACCatggtgggtttttttttttgactgaATTGTACCATGGTGTTTTATCTTCACAAAGTACAGCCGATTAAACATCAGAGTAAATTTTGAGGTTAAACGGTAAATGTTTTCAAGTAATAACGCATGGATAAAAAGGTTTTTCCTTGGTTGTACAAATGACTATTGCCCATATTTTATGCCCCTGCACCGAAACATCAAAATTCAAGAAGAGGCACCATATATAATCCCCATGTTCTTCTATCAGTTTTATCCCAAGCACAAGGATAGTACACAGCAAAATGGAGACAAAATGTAGTGGTGGTGGGGTTGCCAATTATATGATATACAGTAGGGCATGCAATTAACATCAAAATCCAACAAGAGGCACCGAAACTTAAGCTTTTTGTTTCTTAGCATAGCAAATGTGTGATGATAGGTATAGGAGCAGCAAAGGCAAGCTACTTTGGTGCCACTTACAAAAGGAAACAAATTAGATACAGCCACTTCATAATCGATCCCCATATTCCTAACAGCTAGCTGCACGCAATAGAATAGATGTTGGCCTTGCTTCCTATAATTTCTACTTAGTGGTCCTTACTAGTTAGgaaattttaagttttgtaaaattctagttaggaaattttatctagtacaatttctttttatttttattttttctagaaataaaaatatataaacttcaAGAGAATGCTAGTATTTATATTATCAAGATATTTTGTACCGAACATTGCCGACAACTTATACCAAAATAATTATGCATCACTCATTCtcaatctcaattttttttatcatcatattattataaaatattcaatatcaaaattcttttttgttaaaaattataaacatatataaaataaatatttttttaacataatttattttgtattcaaaATTAAACTACACCATTAATTAAGTACAATTTGTACCCTGTTGGTTGCAGCTGCTGCTGCATACTAGCTTATACCACACTTTGGTGAATAGTACAATGAGAGTATGGACAAATTAGGAGACAGGAACCCTAAGTGCCGGCGATTTTCATGGAACTGAAATGGGGGAATTAACTGACAATAAGGGCATAGGCCTGCAGGTGCATCTCTAATGTTCATGGCACATAGGCTTTGACAAATGACAACTATCCATACTAATATACCATGTGTTAAGTTTGAATTctgaacttttttttaactgtttAGATTCATTGCCAGTGTTTTTATATCAGAACAGTAATGatgttaatttttcaaaattaacattAGTGTTAATTTCATAACGTCTAGTTCCATTTCTTACACGTGAATCTAGCTTGTTTGTTTAGTTATATATTGAATGGATCCtaaagtcaaaaacttgaatCAGGCACGTGAACTTCTtaaaaaagaaatccttgaATTGGTTTGAAACTTCTTAGACAATAACTATTATTTATCAATGTattctataaattatttgatgtaaaaatagttatagtttttttttttttacacagcaAAAGCAAGAATTATTGAAAACAGGTTGGGCTATACCACAAGAATGGGCCTAACACCAAACCGAAACGAACTTAGAAGCATAATGCTATTATGCCAAACATATAGCCCTCCCATGATAATCGTTCCCACAGATTCCTCCCAAATACAAAAGTAGAGTTATagttaacttatttatttagtgACTGACTCAATTTAGCGTATTTAAATATGGTGGTTACATATATTAACATCCGGTTCAATAACTCAATTTAGTGTGAAATGATTTACAATAACTCAAGTATTATATTCaactaattgaaaaatatatgctGAGAGAGATCAAATACTTAATgaatcttcaaaaaaaaaaaaaaaagccaaacatgaagatgaagatgttaATATGTTCAATTGCTCACAAGAACAAATGAACAACACTTACATAGTTACATGCTTGTTTAGGAAGCAAGAACAAGGAAGGAAGCATAGAGAAGAGAGGAAATAAATTAGTTAGTTTTCTTCCTTCTACCATTTGGTACTTtagtttttgtatatttttctcatttattagGGATATTTGTGTCaaccaaataaagaaaaaaagttttaactttcttttttatcaaataattttaaaaaattgtcacttcttaattttttttcctttgttttcaattactcCCCTAAACCAGACACATAATTAGTTAAGTAGAGAACGTGAGTGTTGTACATCCTTTAGTATAAAAtactagttaaaaattatttccctATACCAAACACATAATtagttctcatttttttttcataattaatttaatacacGAATCAATTAAACAAAGTTTCCATCACAAAATAAATTAGTGTTAATTTAGacatttttctaaactttatagAAGGGAGAGTATGATTAGGtagaaaagttaaaattaagaatCTTTAAGAGGATTGCATTGTATCCAAACTTGCTCGTCTCAAATGTGCCAATGCTAATGCATACAATTACAAAGTCTTTTTCAATTTCCATTCACCCTTCCAAAATTCATTACAAATggtaataagaaaataagaaatgaaaaatcattaattgtacccaaaaattaccacaaaaatataagagatattaatacaaaatacaaagtAAAACAAAAGTACTAAAGCTATAAAATTCCTACAAATTCTACTCATGTTTGAACCacttcagaaaaaaaaaggtttgaaccactcaaatgacttttttttttacagaactcGAATGACTTTGTAATTCACTATAATTATAGCACAAACGCATATTTAtcagttcataaaaaaaaaaagcatatttaTCAGTTAACAATAGAAATTACCTCGTCTAGTAAATACAGACAAGAGAAAAAGGTTTTATGCAAAGACATTTGTCAACATCCCGTATGCATATATAACTTTTGTCACAACAACTTCCTTATTAAAACATACTaactcaaaatatttatttactagAAGGATCCACCCATGACCCACCATCCTTTAGCCATGATTAGAGGAATCTCAAGGCagagaggaagaaaaatatTGTCATCATTGGAACAACCCCAACAAGAACAGTAAAAGTATAGTTTTTCTTACAGAAAATCAGATTATTCCATAGATTTCATTTCTCGATGGAAGGCATGATCTTATTCTTATTTTCCcatttttcaattgaaaattatattattatgtgtCCATGGTAAAAaggatatattatattttactaacttctaatttcacattttttctcatttatccTTTAATATCCTTTATCACTGAATTTTGTCATCACAATAGTCTTACtgtattttagtaaaattgtcttttgttaaaaatacttataatatatataaagaaaaaggtaagaaaatacaaaatatttaaaatgtttcTGGCATAtgtaagttaatatttttttttctcagtaagttaatttttctaattttagttttcataagttttatttatttgtagttcttataagtttttattttttaattttaatttctttaaatttttttataattttcataaattcaCACTTACAAGAACCAATgctgtaaaaatataaaattactgaaattaaaaatgaataaaatatcttataatgattaaaacaaaaaaaatacaaatttatctaaattaaaaactaacaattttttttacaggaaccaaataaaaaaatacaaacagttacaaaaaaaatataatatatttaagcgAATAGAAAACTATTGGAAAGTAAAATATGATGTACCCTAAAAAACCAGTACAAAAAGTGCATTTAGCTGTAATAATGCAATAATTAGTGACCCCTGAGTGAACAAgttcaatttgaaaattgaaatgaaaagcTTGATTATGAAAACATGATTTCCAACTTAAGGATGATATTAATAGATAGGGCTCACAATCCTTGGCCCCCACTTCTACAACTTATTGATCCACAATCTAAACCGTCGAAAGAGAACCGGGCCCCACTTCATTCAACGGCCCAAAATAgttactctctctctctgctattaaacacacacacacactctccATTTCCATTGCTAGATTCTCTCTCCAACTCCAATTAACCTCACTctccttcttctcattctctctcacTCCCTGTACGGTGCCATTGCTCTTTGCTTATGCTCGCCATCGccattcaccaaacaacaatGCTATCCCAGGTACGTTAACGTTTCCATTATAGGAACCTGTTCTGTTTCCACTCTCAACACATGTTagaaccaaaattaaatttccttcttttttttttcttccttaatttTTAAACTCACCTTTCTTCTTTTGATTGGATCTTCCTCAATCCcacttttgttaataaaaacgttttttttaagcaaatcttTATGCAGAATCAGGGTATCATCTGCGTGAcccatgtttttactttttggaaGACCATCCTCTCTTACTTTTTGACCATCTCTTCGTAAAGTTGCTATAAGTAACGCCTTTATCTTCACTCCACCCCATTGCTCTTTTAGTATTATTTCCCCCccttatgattaattaattattaattctgATTACTTAGTAATTAAGTAATTATGCTCAACGTGCACATGTTCTTTAATTTCTATGATACTTCGGTTAATCCTTGGGGATCAATTGGTTTAGAAGGAGTAGGGGGTGGATATATATACGTAGCCGATGAATCACATAAAAaagttcattttcattttctttattagcttaaatttatttaaaatacctGATAAATGACCAAACTTTGTTAACGTTACtgttgaaatttttgttttaaatttctatCTTAGTTAAAGAATAACATGTCACCTTACACAACATTATCAACAATGGTATCACGGATCACTTTACTGAGATCACTTTACTTATGACActgacttaaaataaaatatatcatttacttaaaagaatgaaaaaatttatttggaaTCCAAAAGAAAATGTATTCATTTATCAAAgatcttaaatatatatataattttttttttctgcggGATTCAAACCAGTTCTGTTCGGATCAAAGATATCATTGCTGCTAAATGTGATTTTTGCTTTTATTGAAAGAGGTATATTGTTAGGGTTTAATGCTATGACagtgtataactttttttctcatattattt of Glycine soja cultivar W05 chromosome 1, ASM419377v2, whole genome shotgun sequence contains these proteins:
- the LOC114418557 gene encoding methanol O-anthraniloyltransferase-like, yielding MMSSRTSFSVVHGEPELVVPAGPTPRELKNLSDIDDQEGLRFQHQVIMFYQKSHVMEGKHPATVIKYGLAEALVHYYPLAGRLREWPNRKLTVDCSGEGILFVEAEAHVSLKELGNSILPPCPHMKELLLDVPGSQGILGCPLLLFQVTRLTCGGFAFAARMNHTICDSLGLVQFLTMVGEIARGVSISQFPVWQRELFNARDPPRITYAHHEYDETKHCSNKDTMDFDQMAHESFFFGPKEIATLRSHLPQHLRKCSTFEILSACLWKCRTKALGLEPNEIVGLSPFITARGKVGLHVPNGYYGNAFAFPMALSKAGLLCQSPLEYALGLIKKAKAQMGLEYVKSVADLMVLKGRPKYKTKENYLIGDTTHVGFYDVDFGWGSPIYGGPAGAIPFVSFYGRFRNNEGEDGVVVPILLPHHVMKRFLFELVKITSEVPVGLSYNKITNRSML